Within the Desulfuromonas acetoxidans DSM 684 genome, the region TGCGAATCAAAGATTCTTCGTCGAATGGTTTAACAAGATAGTCTGAAGCACCTAATTTAAAAGCTTTTTCCTGATGATGACCACCAGAACGCGATGTGATGACAACCGTTGGTATCATGCGCAGATTTTCACGACGATTGAGTTCACTGAGCAACTCATAGCCATGCATAACCGGCATTTCGAGGTCAGTCAGAATCATATCGACCTTCTCATCCTCAAGGACCTCAAGCGCTTCATGTCCATTGGTTGCCAACAAGACCTCGACGCCGTTGGCTTCAAGAATCATTGAGGCATATTTACGAATACTTAGTGAATCGTCGACCACCAGGACACGCGCTGATGCTGATTTCGCTCCGGCACCTTCGACGGGCTCAGGAACGTCAATGGGTTGAGCGCTTTCAAGCACCTGCGACAATCGCGTCGGGTTAATTGCCAGCCGCACATCACCACCACCGGAAACACTGGTTCCGGAAAAACACGGCATTTCCGCCAGCATGGCCCCGAAAGGTCGGATAACGGTGTCTTCCTGACTGATGATCTCTTCAACCATCAGGCCCAAACGTGAACCCAAGGTGCGAACAAATAAGACACTTTGTCGTGACGCATCCGTAACAGGAATACTGAAGCGCTGGTTGAGGTCAACAACCTGATAATTTTCATCCTGACGAACGGCCCGGTTATCAACAATCTCGAGACTGGTAACTTCCTGAATCTCCTCAATCAATGCAGAGGGCAGGATAAAAAACTGATTACCAAGGCGGAACTGAATAACATTGATAATGATCAGCGACAGCGGAATCTGCAGCACAAACTCCGTCCCCTCTCCCGCAGTCGTACGCACATCAACGGTTCCGTTCAACGCCGATAGACGATCAAGAACAACGTCCATTCCCACGCCACGACCGGACGTGTCGTCCGCTTCCTCCTTGGTACTGAAACCGGGACGGAAAATCAGGTCAATCAGATCCTTGCGATCAAGTTTGTCCTCTTCCGTGATCCATCCCAGTCGAATCGCTTTAGAACGGACTTTTTCCACCTGAATTCCCCGACCATCATCCGAAATGGTAATGGTGGCGGTTGAACCACTGCGACGTGTAGCGATTTTGATGGTTCCCGTGATCGGCTTGCCGAGCGATTTGCGTTCCTCAGGGGATTCCAGACCATGAGCAACGGCATTGCGTAAAACATGCAGAAGAGGATCAAACAGGCCATCGATGATCGTTCGTCCCAAGCGGGTATCCCCCCCCTCGAGCACAAGATCCACTTGCTTATTATTATCTTTGGAGAGATTGCGCATTGAGCGACGAAAACGCTGATAAAGATGATCGACCGGCAAAGTGCGAATTTCTGAAATACGCTCTTTCATCTCTGAAGTCATCCGGTCAATAGCTTCTACATCGACACTAACCTGACCGAAAAAGCTCCGAATTGAGATGACCGCTTCATTGATGTCATTACTGATCTCTTGCAACTTGCGAGAGAACAGATTTAATTCATCATATCGGTCAAACTCAAGTTCATCGAAATCAGAGATGGTTGACTCGGAGCTGCCCTCATCGCCTTTCTCTTCAGGATTGGTGTACTCGTACCGTTCTGAAAAGGCTGTAACTTCACGCAACAGTCGCTCCCGCGCAAAATCGATCTCCTCTTTCATGGCTTCAACAGAACCGAGCTGTTCAAGCAGGTGAGTCTTGGTGATGGTCATTTCACCAAGAAGATTCATCATCTGATCAATCTTATCAACACCGACTTTGACGCTGTTGCTTAATTGCTGCGCCGGAGCCTCCTCCAATTCAGCAATAGCAACTTCTTCATAGTCACCGGCCTGAGCGGCCTGCAGGGACCGGCATGCTCTTTCGGCAGAAGCTGCCGCAGTCTCACGGTAATCAGGCAAATGAGTTATCTGCAGCAGGTTGCGCATGCTGTCGAGAGATGCCAGCATCGCATCGAGCAACAGATCGGAAGGAACAATGCTGCCGGCCTTGAAATTTTCCAGCAAGTTTTCCAGTTCGTGAGAAATTTCGCTTATAGAATTGAATTTCAGAAGAGCGGAAGCTCCTTTGAGCGTGTGTGCAGAACGGAACAGCTTATCCACCAGAGAAGCCTCGACTTGTTGGGCTCCACGCTGTTCCATCTCGAGCAAACCCGATTCAAGAATCGTTAAATGCTCGTCAGCTTCTTCGAAAAAAATACTTTTTGCAGACTCAGAAATAGCCATCTATGAAACCTTCACACGGTGTTCATCAATAAATGCAACAACATCAATTTCATGGCCGGCAGTTTTAAGGTTCAGGTTTGGCAACGTATCGCTGATAAATGCGACTTGATCACTCTCCTGACCGGCAATCACCAGAAAGAAGTTTTTCGGCAATACCACGTCACGCTGTTCCAGGGCCGACAGATCAATCACTGGAATCACGTTGCCGCGCTGATTGATCAAACCGACAATATAGTTGGGTCCATAAGGAAGATAGGTGATCGGCAGGGATTCTGAAATTTCCAGAACATGTTCAACCGCGATAAAATACTGACGACCACCAAGATAAAAACGGCAACAGACCGGCTTAACAGCCTCCTGCTCATCTTCAGTGGCCTGATGCAGCTTCATCATGAAGGGCAGAGCAAAATCATTAATTAGATCACTGCCCTGATCTTCAATCAGGTTATCTGCCCCTTCGGTGAACTCACCGAACTCCTGCTCTTCCGGTTCCGGCGCTCCTCTTTTGGCACAATCAAGCAATTCTTGAAGTTTTTCATACCACTGACGCACCTGTTGTACGTCGGAGTCACTCAGCGACAATCCCGAATCATTAAAATGATCAAGAAAGTTTTCCAGGCATTTTGCGGTATCACTGGAGCGGGTACGTTTAACCAGCCCGGCCGTTCCTTTAATGGTATGAGCCGCCCGCCGGGCTTCTTCAAGGATGTCAGCATCAATGGCATCATCCTCCCAGGCAGACAGTAATTTATGGATAAGCGCCAATCCCTCTTCAGTTTCCTCTATAAAAATTGGCAGCAAACTATCCTGATAATCAGACATCAAAAACCCTCATTTATATGAGCACATCCGTTGAGCCTCTTGCTGGGAGCCTCATGGATCATTGCAAGAAACGGCGAGATCTTCTTGCTTAAAAAACGTCCATCGGGTCCTATCGCGCTGAAGCTAATCCGGCCTGATACAAAACCTGGCAGCATTTGCGCACCGCCTCGTCATCAAGCGTACTCTCTTCACAGACCTGCCCCAGAGTTTTCGTTCCATCCAGAAGTAAGGTCAATGACTGCTCATCTTCACTGAGCAACCCTTCCTGAGACGCTTCAATACATAGAGGCAGACGGGTCACAACAAGTTCATCTTTAGTGAATTCATTGCGCAAGAATCGCTCTCGGATACCTTCGAGAAGCACCTGATACATAGGGATGCGGAAACTGATATCTTCAAGATTGAAAGGCAGGTCGTCCTTTTCGAGGAAAAAATTGCCACTATGGGTATTAATCGCCGTATTCAGAGCATCTTGAGCGTGCTGACGCAGGTAATACATCAGATCTTCTTCACTGATCAGCTCTTTCTCAACCAGAGCCCGACCAATGGGCTGGTTATTTTGACGTGCCTCCTCAACAACACGCTGTAGTGCCAGCGTGTCACAACTGAAGCGGTTATCCTGGCAGATCAGATCGGTCAAAAAGCAGTGTTTTCCCTTCTGACTGGCCGTCGCAAAAACAAACTTTCCGTTATCAATAAAGATTTCGGCAAAGGTGTCATTGGAGAAGATCGACAACCGACCACTTTGACGCGTATTGGCGCAGAACGTCAACAGCTCCGGAAGCTCCATGCGTGTCAGATCACCGGAAAGAATCAGCGTCTGATGCTTAATCAGACCTGTCTCTTTCAGGGTGTCAGACATCACATTTTTCATCAGAACCGGAAAATCTTTCTGGAAATAACGCCTGACCACCTTATCAAAACGGTCATTGAGAGAATCCAGTAATTTATCAATATCTTCCGACGAACCACTGAGTCCACTCGGCGAACCAGCCTGCGTTGATGCCGACTCGGCTGCCGGTTCAACCCTCTCTTCAACGACAGTCTCACCGCTGGCTTCAGCACTGACTTCTCGAATCTTAGCCACCAGATCTTCTGGCTCAAACGGCTTGGTAAAGTAATGTACGATGCCAAAGCTGGCTTCAAATGCGTGGCCGACAACCTCACTTTTCGATGAAATCAGAATAACGGGAACATCTTTGAGATTGTCATCCTCCCGCAACATTTTGCAGAACATATGCCCATTCATCTTCGGCATGACAAAATCGACCAGCACCACGGAAGGCAGGTGTTGCCTTGCCATTTCCAAGCCTTTTTCGCCATCCTCGGCACTCAAAACTTCATAACCGTTTTGCGTAAGGACCAGCTCGACCAGACGACGAACCGTGGGAGAATCATCGACGACGAGAATTGTTTTTTTATCTTCAACAGACATATTTGTCGCTCCTTGCTTCTGAAATCGTAGAAAAATTTACTGACGAAGAATATCCATCGCTTTAGCCAAAGATACCTTCATCCGATCAAAGGCATCGGCAAGAAGTTTAATCTCATCATTGGTTTTAACTTCAAACTCGCGATCGAGTTTTCCGCGACTGATATCTTCAGAAACATCAACGATATGTTCGATGGGACGAACAACGCTGCCGACAATGAAACGGTCGACGGCAAATAGAACCAGGAGGAAGAAAATACTGAAAGCGGCAGAAAAATAGCCGATACGGGTAATCGCCTGATCACGAACCGCTTCCAAAGGTACGTAGATAAAGCGTGCGCCAACAACATCCCCTTCAAGATAACCGTAACCGGAATGGGAACCGTATTTCTCGACCTGACTCGGATGAGCCACCTCAGGAACATCGTGGCAGGAGATACAGTCGGAACCAGCAATCAGCGGCTTGGCAACAGCATAAAAACTGGTTCCGTCACGGTCGGCAAAACCTTTCCACTCGGAGTACTCGCCATCTTCAAAGCCCATAATGACGTTCTCTTCCAATTCACTGGCAAGACTTTCAGGATTGAGAGGATTGGGCGAGGCAAAACGGAAGATGTACTCGGGATATTCTTCCTGAATATAGCGGGCAACCTCGGTAAGCATCAACACGCCAACTCCACTTTCAGGAAAATAGGCGTCTTCGGGAACCAACTCTTCGGCTTTGGGACGGATCACGTTATGCAAATAACGAGCAGAGCTGGACATAACCGCAGCAAACAGATCCGTTTTTTCCTGGGCTTCACGGATCGCATCTTTTCGTAGCACGTAAGCGCCACCGGCAATCGCCAGGACAAGCGAAACCAGATAGACAATAGCAAGCATGACAACAACACGCTTACGAATGGACATATTCTTCAGCATAGTTCCCTCCCAAAAGTTGCAACTGTCACAACAGCTTAAAATTCAAATTCAAGAATGCTTTGATTGAAATTCCTCACGCATCGACTCGGGGATATCAACCAGTAACTGCTCTAGAAGTGCGGTATAAATTGTGGCGTCAATGGCTTCACCACGAACATATCCGGTCGTTTTGATGAATTTCTCAACGATGACGACCCCAAGAGGTCCAACAATATCGATATAATCGTTCATCAAGCGCAACACAACATCACCCGGAATAGAACTGGTGACAATGTGACGTGCTTCACTGGAAACGTTACCGGAAACATCACCGCTCTCTTCACCGACAAGTTGAGCAGTAATCGGTAAATCCAGCCGCTTGCGAGGAGAAAACCCCTTGATAAAATTGGCTTCAATCAACTCTTTACCAGCGATCTCGACCAAGGTTTCCTCTGGAGACAGGGTTCCAAGTTTGATATAAACCGCCTCACCATTTTCAATGGAAATTTTGCACAGATGGGCCGTATCGGCAAATTTTAAGGCAAGTTGGCCGGTACCCTCAGCGGCATACTTTCTGAAGACCGAAGCCAGATCCACTAGGCGCCTCCCAGATATTTTTTGACTGCGAGCAGGATTTCAACAGGCTCATAAGGTTTGGTGATGTATTCATCAGCACCTTGTTTTTTCCCCCAGAACTTGTCGCTCTCACCAGACTTGGACGTTGTCAGAATAATTGGAATATCTTTGAATTTTGGATTTTTTTTCAAAGACCGGCATACTTGAAAACCGTTTTTATTTGGCATGATCACATCGAGAATAATAAGATCGAACGGCTCGGCCATTGCCTTCTCTTCTGCTTCTTTCCCGTCAACAGCAGTCACAATGGAGTGCCCGGTACCTTTAAGCGCATCGAGCAAAAAAGCCATTTCAGTTTTACTATCATCAGCAACAAGAATTTTAGCCATAAATATCTCCCTAGATCGGTAGCGTGGTTTTCCTTACTCCACTAGGCTTTGGAAGCAAAGAACAGACCAACTCACACATAAAGATTAATTAAATAAAAAAACTCATAGAATCAACAACGTTGAACAAATACCTGTAGAACAATGGCGAAAAAAAAGCCCTGACAGCTCTGATTATCGCGATATCACGGACTCATTACGGCGAATAGACTAACACATTTCACCATTGAAGTTTTGCGTTTTTTCTATAAATCAAACAGGTTGGATGGACAAAGAAGGAAACCAAGAAAACCCTGTCCCGAATGAAACAGGTTAAAACAAAAAAGCACTCAGGAGATATCCTGAGTGCTCAGTCGTCGTGTTTGGTCGGGGCGAGAGGATTTGAACCTCCGACCCCATGCACCCCATGCATGTGCGCTACCAGGCTGCGCTACGCCCCGACAAATAACGATGCGGATTGTCCAGTATTTGGCTGGTCAAGTCAAGAGAAATTATTCGATTTTTTCTATCAGACACCGCGCCGGTCAATAACACGATTGGCCTTACCCTCATGACGCGGCATGCTCGACGGTTCAACCAGTTTCACTTTAGCTCCCACTCCGAGCATCGACAACAATCGTTTCTCTAATTGCTCGACAAACGCCCGCTGCTTTCGCATCTCATCAAAGAAAATTCGCTCGTTGACTTCCACCTGCACTTCCAGCGTATCCATGGTGCCGACACGATCAACAACCAGCTGGTAATGTGGCTCACAGCCATCGACCTGGAACAACACTTCTTCGATCTGAGTCGGGAAGACGTTAACACCCTTGATGATCAGCATATCATCCGAGCGTCCCATGGTTTTTGCCATACGCACGTGGGTACGACCACAGGCACAGGCTTCATATGATAACTGTGTGATGTCCCGTGTGCGATAACGGATAATCGGAAACGCTTCTTTGGTGATACTGGTTAGAACCAGTTCGCCGACAGCGCCGCGCGGCAGCACTTCGCCGGTTTCCGGATTGATGATTTCTGCAATAAAATGATCTTCAAAGATGTGCATACCGCATTGATGCTGACATTCACCGGCAACGCCCGGCCCCATCACTTCAGAAAGACCATAGTTATCCGTTGCGATAACGCCCAGCCGCTTCTCGATTTCACGGCGCATCTCCTCACTCCACGGCTCACCACCGAACAGTCCAACCTTAAGGGAGAGGCGGTGAGGATCAATACCCTGTTTCTCCATCCGGTCAGCCAGAGTTAGAGCATAGGACGGCGTACACACCAAGGCACTGGACTGATAATCCTGCATGATCATGATCTGCTTATCGGTATTACCGCTGGAGATGGGAATCACCGAGGCACCGATCTCTTCGGCACCGTAATGCAGCCCAAAGGCTCCGGTAAACAAGCCATAGCCGAAGGCAATGTGAACAATGTCATCCGGGGTCACTCCAGCAGCGGTCATGAATCGTGCCGCCAGATTGGTCCAGGTGTTCAGATCGTTGCGGGTGTAACCAACCACTGTCGGCTTACCCGTCGTGCCCGAGGATGAGTGAATCCGCACCACCTCGCGCATCGGCACGGCAAACATGCCGTAGGGATAATTGAGCCGCAAATCCTCCTTGGTGGTAAACGGCAATTTCGCAAGATCTTCCAAGCTGCGCACGTCCGAGACATTCAAGCCCAGGGCGGCAAACTTGTTTTGATAACAGGGAACATGGCTGTTGACCCGCTCAAGAGTCTGCTGCAGTCGTTGCAGTTGCAGCGCCTCTAATTCATCACGCGACATACATTCATGCTCGCGATCCCATATCTGAGTTGTTTTTTTCATTACAGTAAGGGGCATTATCCTGTCCAATTACATGGTGTAGACGCGGTCTCCTTCAAGAACACGCACGCCATTTTCAGTCAAAACGGTAATCGCGGCCTCCGGATCATCAAAGCGGAAAATGATCACGGCATTTTCACCACAACGTTCAACAAAGGCGTACATGTACTCAACATTGACACCGCCCTTATCAAGCACCTTGAGAATGCCAGCCAGCCCCGTCGGCCGATCAGGCACTTCAACCGCGACTACAGCGGTCTTATTGACGGTAAAGCCCTTCTCCTTCAACGCCTGCTTAGCCACATCCGTTTTATCAACGATGAGTCGTAAAATACCAAAATCAGAAGTGTCCGCCAGAGACAGAGCACGAATATTCACGCCACTATCACCCAAAGCCTGGGTAACTTCCGCCAAACGACCCGATTTGTTCTCAATAAAAATGGAAATCTGTTCTACTTTCATTGGCACTCTCCCTCAACAGGATTACAGATTAGCCCTGACGACGATCAATAACCCGCTGGGCTTTACCTTCGCTGCGGGCAATGGTCTTAGGCTCAACCAAGCGTACTTTACAGGTAATGCCGAGCAGATCTTTAATGTCCTTGCGAATCACGGCACTGAGTTCCTGCATCTGCTTCACTTCATCGGAGAAGGTCTGCTCATTGACCTCCACTTGCACTTCAAGACTATCCAAATTTTCCTCGCGATCAACAATCAGCTGGTAGTGCGGTGCCACACCTTCAATGCGGCACAAAACACTTTCGATCTGCGACGGGAAGACATTGACGCCACGGATGATCAACATATCGTCGCTGCGGCCGCTGAGCCGCTCTATCCGTAGATGGGTACGACCGCAAATACAAGGCTCAGAAATAATTCGGGTGATATCACGTGTCCGGTAACGGATCAGTGGAATCCCCTCTTTGGTGATGGTCGTCAGCACCAACTCACCCTTTTCACCATAAGGCAGAACCTTACCGCTGACCGGATCAATGATTTCCGGAATGAAGTGGTCTTCCCAGATATGCAGGCCATGCTGAGCTTCAATACATTCAATACCGACACCTGGCCCCATAATCTCTGACAGGCCATAAATATCGATGGCCTTGATACCGAGTTTCTCCTCAATTTCGCCTCGCATCGATTCACTCCACGGCTCAGCACCGAGGATACCGACACGCAACTTCAAATCAGCGATATCAATCCCTTCGTCAGCCAACGCTTCGGCCAGATACAGGCTGTAAGATGGCGTACAGGTGATCACCGACGAACCAAAGTCCTGCATGATCATGATCTGCTTCTTGGTGTTGCCTCCCGACATGGGAATGACCGAGGCACCAAGGCGTTCCGCCCCATAATGGGCACCAAGACCACCGGTAAACAGGCCATAACCGTAGGCGTTATGAATCACATCACCACGACTGGCGCCGGAGGCCATGAAGGAGCGAGCCATCAGCTCCGACCAAGTGTCGATATCCCGCTTGGTGTATCCAACCACCGTAGGCTTGCCGGTGGTGCCTGAGGATGCATGAATACGCACGATCTGGTCCAGGGGCACGGCAAACAAACCATAGGGGTAGTTGTCGCGCATGTCCTGTTTGAGAGTAAACGGAAGATGTTGCAAATCATCCAGAGAACGGATATCCGCAGGAGTGATGCCCGCCTTATTGAAACTGTCGCGATAAAACGGCACCATGGCATAAACCCGTTCAACCGTCTGTTTCAAGCGAGTCAACTGCAGGGCTTCAATCGCCTCGCGCGGTAATGTCTCAAAATCTTCATTCCAGATCATGCGTCACCTCTTTATTTAACGTCTATATTCAGGCGGCCTGACGACCGAGCTCAAACGCCCGCAGGTTTTCCTCAAGAAACTTTTCCGGAACCATCTTGCGCAACGCCTGTTCCCACAAATCCAGCGCCACATCAATTTTTGTCGACAAAGCACCAAGTAAAGCAATATTAACCGTACGCGGATTACCGGCCGCCATGGCCAAAGCCAGGCCGTCAACGACCAGAGACTTTTCAACCTGTTGGCAAATCAGGTCTTCAAGCCCTTCCGGATAACGTTCCTGTCCGGTCGCCACCGAGGGTGGCATCACCTTCAGGTTATTGGTGATCACCGCACCGCCTTTTTTCAATAACGGCAGGTTACGGTAAGTCTCCAGCAGTTCAAATCCAAACAGGATATCGGTCTCTCCTTCCGGAATAATCGGCGAATAAACCTTTTCTCCAAACCGGACATGTGAAGAAACACTACCACCGCGCTGGGACATGCCGTGGATCTCATTCTTCTTGACATCGTAGCCTGCCAGCATCAACACTTCAGACAACACCTCGCTGGCCAGCAGAGTTCCCTGACCACCAACACCAGCCAACAGAATATTGGTTACCTTAGTCATTGGTCACCTCGCTATAGGCATCAAACTTACACAACTGATCACAGATCCCGCAACCAACACACAACAGTTGGTTAACATAGGCTTTACCACGTTCCCCGGCATCGGGCTGCCATTCAATCGCCGGACAACCGATTTTCAGACAGGCTTTACAGCCGGTACATTTATCCGGATCAATCACCAAAGGTGGTTTACGCTGACCGACATCACGCTTGATCAGAATGCAAGGCGCTTCTGTGATCACAACCGAGGGTTCTTCGCGTTCCATCTCTTCCTTGATCACCTGACGGGTCTCTTCCAGGTTCCACGGATTGACTTTACGCACCGAACGAATACCAACACTGCGACACAGTTGCTCCAGATCCACCCGGGCACTGGGATCACCCGCCAGCGTAAAGCCGGAAGCCGGATTCTCCTGACGACCGGTCATGGCGGTAATACGGTTATCGAGAATGATCAGTGTCGCGGTCGAACCATTGTACACCATGTCCATCAAACCGTTGATGCCGGTGTGCAGGAAGGTGGAATCACCAATAACACCAACAACCTTCTGCTTGTCCGGACCGCTCAGAACTTTATTCAGACCGGAAGCATTACCCACACTGGCGCCCATACAGACACAGGTGTCCATGGCCGACAACGGCGGCATAAAGCCCAGTGTATAACAACCGATATCACCGGTAACAAACGCTTTAAGGCGGTTCAAAGCATAAAAAACACCCCGGTGCGGACACCCCGGACACATGTTCGGTGGCCGGTTAGGCAGTTCAACACTTGTTTCATAAGCCGGTTGCAGCTTTTCCGTCAGTAAAGACTCGCGTACCCGTCCCGGGGTCAGTTCACCGCAAATGGGCAGACGATCTTTACCGATGACGTCAATTCCCAATGCACGAATTTGCTCTTCGAGAAACGGTTCGAGTTCTTCGATCACATACAGGGTTTTAAAGCGACTGGCAAAGTCCTTGATCAGTTGGGTCGGCAACGGATAAACCAAACCCAATTTGAGCACTGAGGCATCGGGCAACACCTCACGAGCATATTGATAGGCAATACCGGCAGTGATCACACCAACGTCGCTGCTACGCTCTTCAACACGATTGAACGCCTGACTGCATGACCATTCCGCCATGTCCCGCAACCGCTGTTCAACAAACACGTGACGCTTGCGTGCGTTGCCCGGCAACATGACAAGCTTGGGCGGATTACGCTCAAGGCTCGGTTCAGGCAGACCCGTTACCGGCTCACCCGTTTCAACAATGGACTTGGAATGAGAGATACGAGTTGTGGTGCGCAGGAACATTGGCGTATCAAACTGCTCACTGGCTTCAAAGGCCAATCGCGTATAATCGAGCGCTTCCTGGCTGTCCGACGGTTCAAACATCGGAACTTTTGCAGCACGGGCATAATGACGGCTATCCTGCTCATCCTGAGATGAATGCAGTTCA harbors:
- the iorA gene encoding indolepyruvate ferredoxin oxidoreductase subunit alpha — its product is MSKEILSGNEAIARGAFEAGVKVAVAYPGTPSTEILENTAHYPSIDSSWAPNEKVALEVGIGSCFGGARSLVTMKHVGVNVAADPLFTLSYTGVRGGLVLVVADDPELHSSQDEQDSRHYARAAKVPMFEPSDSQEALDYTRLAFEASEQFDTPMFLRTTTRISHSKSIVETGEPVTGLPEPSLERNPPKLVMLPGNARKRHVFVEQRLRDMAEWSCSQAFNRVEERSSDVGVITAGIAYQYAREVLPDASVLKLGLVYPLPTQLIKDFASRFKTLYVIEELEPFLEEQIRALGIDVIGKDRLPICGELTPGRVRESLLTEKLQPAYETSVELPNRPPNMCPGCPHRGVFYALNRLKAFVTGDIGCYTLGFMPPLSAMDTCVCMGASVGNASGLNKVLSGPDKQKVVGVIGDSTFLHTGINGLMDMVYNGSTATLIILDNRITAMTGRQENPASGFTLAGDPSARVDLEQLCRSVGIRSVRKVNPWNLEETRQVIKEEMEREEPSVVITEAPCILIKRDVGQRKPPLVIDPDKCTGCKACLKIGCPAIEWQPDAGERGKAYVNQLLCVGCGICDQLCKFDAYSEVTND